The following are from one region of the Silene latifolia isolate original U9 population chromosome 9, ASM4854445v1, whole genome shotgun sequence genome:
- the LOC141600617 gene encoding wall-associated receptor kinase 5-like, whose product MCKLHDLLLLLLVCFSMTKVALSTDPPISKPGCETKCGNLTVPYPFGIGNGHDGLPCALSSYYVVTCNTTLSPAKPFINISTGDLEVTEIIDTKMQIKNAVDRRCNNSGASYVAGTTGMDLGNYPIVFSDSENKFTAVGCGTVAVIGGLRGQNFTNGCIATCPNSSVVIDGSCSGIGCCQSAIPKGLKSYAIGLDELNNTDIFYNSPCSYGFLAEYITFNFNATDLNDTGFQNRTRDNVPVVLDWYIGEGQTCEEAKSNKSSYACQANTNCSEFVSGSSKGYLCSCLPGYHGNPYLGPDGCTDIDECLNPKLYNCSGICLNSPGSFKCSCPKGHHGDGMTTGSGCNSNNSQFAIKFSLGMSFGVLICMSFMALIYFSIKKKKLIKLREKFFENNGGMLLKQQLAPYEGKENSNGSFKIYSSHELRSITDNYSEARILGKGGYGIVYKGILKDGSAVAVKMSKFVEKTQIEQFINEVAILTQINHRNVVRLKGCCLETEVPVLVYEYISNGTLFEHIHSRGGTYWLTWRNCIRLAMEAANALSYLHSAASPPIIHRDVKSSNILIDDSFKAKISDFGASRLISIDQTEVTTLVLGTRGYLDPEYFQTSLLTEKSDVYSFGVLLAELLTKQLPLSLERKLEERNLAAYFLQAMKEDRLLEILDPQLVIEASDEEQLFDAAKLVKHCLSVKGEDRPTMSEVAARLEGLKNRINHPWVGQSYDDSTRLPGQEDLYPICSSDYNPNTGEASEQKSMLIEMSQPR is encoded by the exons ATGTGCAAGCTCCATGACTTGCTTCTTCTTCTCCTCGTATGCTTTAGCATGACGAAGGTTGCGCTTTCCACTGACCCACCTATTTCAAAGCCGGGTTGTGAAACAAAATGTGGGAACCTGACTGTGCCCTATCCATTTGGCATAGGGAACGGGCATGATGGGTTACCATGTGCCCTTTCCAGTTACTACGTTGTAACGTGCAACACTACACTTAGCCCGGCAAAACCCTTCATTAATATTAGCACAGGCGACCTTGAGGTAACTGAAATAATCGACACCAAAATGCAAATTAAGAACGCGGTGGACCGAAGGTGCAACAATAGTGGTGCATCGTACGTAGCCGGAACCACAGGGATGGACCTTGGGAATTACCCGATTGTATTCTCTGATTCTGAAAACAAGTTTACAGCCGTTGGATGTGGCACTGTGGCTGTAATCGGCGGCCTCAGAGGCCAAAACTTCACAAATGGATGCATTGCAACCTGCCCCAACTCCTCTGTGGTGATTGACGGGTCATGCTCAGGGATTGGCTGCTGCCAGTCCGCTATTCCTAAGGGTTTGAAAAGTTATGCAATCGGCTTAGATGAACTAAATAACACTGATATTTTCTACAATAGTCCTTGTAGTTATGGCTTTTTAGCCGAGTATATTACATTCAACTTCAATGCTACAGATCTAAATGACACCGGATTTCAAAATAGAACTCGGGACAATGTCCCGGTTGTGCTTGACTGGTACATTGGGGAGGGTCAGACTTGTGAGGAAGCTAAAAGTAACAAGTCTAGTTATGCCTGTCAAGCTAATACTAATTGCAGTGAGTTTGTGAGTGGCAGTTCAAAAGGATACCTTTGTAGTTGCCTCCCTGGTTATCACGGTAATCCATATCTGGGCCCTGATGGATGCACAG ATATTGATGAATGTCTGAATCCGAAATTGTACAACTGCTCGGGTATTTGTCTTAACAGCCCTGGAAGTTTCAAATGCTCCTGCCCTAAAGGACATCATGGCGATGGTATGACCACCGGAAGTGGCTGTAATAGTAACAACTCCCAATTTGCTATCAAATTCAGCCTCG GAATGAGTTTCGGAGTCTTAATCTGCATGTCATTTATGGCCTTGATATATTTTTCCATCAAGAAGAAGAAGCTTATCAAACTGAGAGAGAAATTCTTCGAGAATAATGGAGGAATGTTATTGAAACAACAACTTGCTCCTTACGAAGGGAAGGAGAATAGCAACGGGTCATTCAAAATATACTCCTCACACGAACTAAGATCAATAACCGATAATTATAGTGAAGCTCGTATTTTAGGCAAGGGAGGTTACGGCATTGTATACAAAGGCATTTTAAAAGATGGTAGTGCAGTTGCAGTCAAAATGTCAAAATTCGTTGAAAAGACTCAAATTGAGCAATTTATCAACGAGGTCGCTATTCTTACTCAGATCAACCATCGAAATGTGGTGAGGCTCAAAGGATGCTGCTTGGAGACTGAAGTTCCGGTCCTAGTTTATGAGTACATCTCCAATGGAACATTGTTCGAGCATATCCATAGCAGGGGAGGTACTTATTGGCTTACCTGGAGAAATTGCATAAGGCTCGCCATGGAGGCAGCTAATGCTCTATCTTACCTACACTCAGCAGCATCGCCTCCAATTATACACAGAGATGTGAAGTCCTCCAACATTTTGATCGATGATAGCTTCAAAGCTAAGATATCTGATTTTGGGGCCTCGAGATTAATATCCATTGATCAAACTGAAGTAACAACATTGGTGCTAGGGACACGAGGCTACTTGGATCCAGAGTACTTTCAGACGAGCCTGCTAACAGAAAAGAGCGATGTCTATAGCTTTGGAGTTCTTCTGGCTGAGCTACTTACCAAACAATTGCCTCTAAGCCTAGAGAGAAAACTCGAGGAGAGAAATTTGGCTGCGTATTTTCTTCAAGCAATGAAAGAAGATCGGTTGTTGGAAATTCTTGATCCTCAGTTAGTAATCGAGGCAAGTGATGAAGAGCAGCTCTTTGATGCGGCTAAGCTGGTGAAGCATTGTCTTAGTGTCAAAGGCGAAGACAGGCCTACTATGAGCGAAGTGGCAGCTCGATTAGAGGGTTTGAAGAATCGAATAAATCATCCATGGGTGGGCCAGAGCTACGACGATTCAACGAGGCTACCAGGCCAAGAGGATCTTTATCCCATTTGCTCaagtgattacaatccaaatACTGGGGAAGCTTCAGAACAGAAATCAATGCTCATTGAAATGAGCCAACCTCGTTGA
- the LOC141599181 gene encoding wall-associated receptor kinase 5-like → MCKLHDLLLLLLCFSVAKTALSSDPPISKPGCQTKCGNVTVPYPFGIGVGQDGLLCALARYYNVTCNTTFSPAKPFIGTGDLEITDIIDTKMRIKNWVDQRCYNSELYRFGNTGIDLESYPIVFSDIENKFTAVGCDTMALFDGTRGQNFTSVCVATCSDLADVVNDGSCSGIGCCQTDIPKGVKSYRISIGELSNDTDVFNYNPWSYGFLAVYKTFIFNVTDLNDTGFKNRTRDSVPVVLEWYIGEGQTCAVAQSNKSSYACQDNTNCSEFVSGSSKGYLCSCLPGYHGNPYLGPAGCTDIDECANPELNNCSNICSNNGGSFSCSCPKGYQGDAMRPGSGCIRTNTQFVMRFSMGMSFGFLICVSFIALIYFSIRRKNLIKLREKFFENNGGMLLKQQLAPYEGRENSNGSFKIYSSDELKSITSNYSEARILGMGGYGIVYKGILKDGSAVAIKISKFVDQTQIEQFINEVAILTQINHRNVVRLKGCCLETEVPVLVYEYISNGTLFEHIHRKGGAYWLTWRNCIRLAMEAANALSYLHSAASPPIIHRDVKSSNILIDDSFKAKISDFGASRHRRRYRGLIFIEQTEVTTLVLGTRGYLDPEYFQTSVLTEKSDVYSFGVLLAELLTKQLPLCLERKVEERNLAAYFLQAMKEDQLLEVLDPQLVSEASDEEQLFDVAKLVKNCLSVKGEDRPTMSEVAARLEGLKNRINHPWVGQSYDDSTSLLGHEDLYPIYSSDNNPSTGEASGQNAMLVEMSQLPR, encoded by the exons ATGTGCAAGCTCCATGACTTGCTTCTTCTCCTCTTATGCTTTAGCGTGGCGAAAACCGCGCTTTCCAGTGACCCACCTATTTCAAAACCGGGTTGCCAAACCAAATGTGGGAACGTGACTGTTCCCTACCCATTTGGCATTGGGGTAGGGCAAGACGGGTTACTATGTGCCCTTGCGAGATACTACAACGTCACGTGCAACACAACATTTAGCCCAGCAAAGCCTTTCATTGGTACCGGCGACCTTGAGATAACCGATATAATTGACACCAAAATGCGAATTAAGAACTGGGTGGACCAAAGGTGCTACAATAGTGAACTGTACAGATTCGGAAACACAGGGATCGACCTTGAGAGCTACCCGATTGTATTCTCTGATattgagaacaagtttacagctgTTGGATGTGACACTATGGCTTTATTCGACGGTACAAGAGGCCAGAACTTCACAAGCGTATGCGTTGCAACCTGCTCCGACTTGGCTGACGTGGTGAATGACGGGTCATGCTCAGGGATTGGTTGCTGCCAAACCGATATTCCTAAGGGTGTCAAAAGTTATAGAATTAGCATAGGTGAGCTATCTAATGATACTGATGTTTTCAACTATAATCCTTGGAGTTATGGCTTTTTAGCCGTGTATAAGACATTCATCTTCAATGTTACGGATCTAAATGACACCGGGTTTAAAAATAGAACTCGAGACAGTGTCCCGGTTGTCCTCGAATGGTACATTGGTGAAGGACAGACATGCGCAGTAGCTCAGAGTAACAAGTCTAGTTATGCCTGTCAAGATAATACTAATTGCAGTGAGTTTGTGAGTGGCAGTTCAAAAGGATACCTTTGTAGTTGCCTCCCTGGTTATCACGGTAATCCATATCTTGGCCCTGCTGGATGCACAG ATATTGATGAATGTGCGAATCCAGAACTGAACAACTGCTCGAATATATGTTCCAACAACGGAGGAAGTTTCAGTTGCTCCTGTCCTAAAGGATATCAGGGTGATGCTATGAGACCCGGAAGCGGTTGTATTAGAACCAATACGCAATTTGTTATGAGATTCAGCATGG GAATGAGCTTTGGATTCTTAATCTGCGTGTCATTTATCGCCTTGATATATTTTTCCATTAGGAGGAAGAACCTTATCAAACTCAGAGAGAAATTCTTCGAGAATAATGGAGGAATGTTATTGAAACAGCAACTTGCTCCTTACGAAGGGAGGGAGAATAGCAATGGATCATTCAAAATATACTCCTCAGACGAACTCAAATCAATAACCAGTAATTATAGTGAAGCTCGTATTTTAGGCATGGGAGGTTACGGCATTGTATACAAAGGCATTTTAAAGGATGGTAGTGCAGTTGcaataaaaatatcaaaattcGTTGATCAAACTCAAATTGAGCAATTTATCAACGAAGTCGCTATTCTCACTCAGATCAACCATCGGAATGTGGTAAGGCTCAAAGGATGCTGCTTGGAGACTGAAGTTCCGGTCCTAGTTTATGAGTACATCTCCAATGGAACATTGTTCGAGCATATCCATAGAAAAGGAGGCGCTTATTGGCTTACCTGGAGAAATTGCATAAGGCTAGCCATGGAGGCAGCTAATGCTCTATCTTACCTACACTCAGCAGCATCGCCTCCAATTATACACAGAGATGTCAAGTCGTCCAACATTTTGATCGACGATAGCTTCAAAGCTAAGATATCTGATTTTGGGGCCTCGAGACATAGGCGTCGTTACAGGGG ATTAATATTCATTGAGCAAACTGAAGTAACAACATTGGTGCTAGGGACACGAGGCTACTTAGATCCAGAGTACTTTCAGACAAGCGTGCTAACAGAAAAGAGTGATGTCTATAGCTTTGGAGTTCTTCTAGCTGAGCTACTTACCAAACAACTGCCTCTATGCCTAGAGAGAAAAGTCGAAGAGAGAAATTTGGCCGCGTATTTTCTCCAAGCTATGAAAGAGGATCAGTTGTTGGAAGTCCTCGATCCTCAGTTAGTGAGCGAGGCAAGTGATGAAGAGCAGCTCTTTGATGTAGCTAAGCTGGTGAAGAATTGTCTTAGTGTCAAAGGCGAAGACAGGCCTACTATGAGCGAAGTGGCCGC